The DNA region CTGCACGTCTGCGCGCAGGGGCTTGGGCATCTGGGGGGATACGGGATGGCCGTTCAATGTGATCGCCCCCGATGTCACCGGATCGAGGCCCAGGATCGCGCGGGTCAGGGTGGATTTGCCGCAGCCGGATTCTCCGACCAGCCCAAGGCTTTCGCCCCGTTGCAGGGCGAAACTCACGCCGTTGACCGCCCGCACCGGCGGCCCGCGCCGGAAGCCTTTGCGGGGGCCGGGGTAGTGGCGGTGGACGTCTTCCACGGTCAGGATCGCATCGTCGGCGGCCTCTGCCGCGCGATCCGGCTGGTGCGACGACGCCGCAAACAGCGCGCGGGTGTAGGGGTGGGCTTGGGTGCGCAGGACATCCGCCGTCGCGCCTTGCTCCACAATCCGGCCCTTTTGCATCACCGCGATCCGGTCCGCCATGTCGGAGACGACCGCCAGATCATGGGTGATCAGCAGCAGCGACATGCCTTCCTCACCGACCAATTCGCGCAGCAAATCAAGAATTTGCGCCTGCGTCGTGACGTCCAGCGCCGTTGTCGGCTCGTCGGCGATCAACAGCTTCGGGTGCAACGCGATGGCGGCGGCAATGCACACGCGCTGCCGCTGCCCACCCGACAACTCATGGGGAAATCGGTCCAGCGCGATATGCTCCAGCCCCACGCGGTCCAAGCGGTTTCGCGCGATGTCCAGCGCCTCGCGCCGCCCCGCGCGCCCGTGGATCAGCAGCGTTTCAGCCACTTGGTCACCGATGGTCTGCACCGGGTTCAGGGCCGTCATCGGCTCCTGAAAAATCATCGCGATGTCATTGCCGCGCAGGTCCTGCAAGGCG from Jannaschia sp. CCS1 includes:
- a CDS encoding ABC transporter ATP-binding protein, with translation MIAVEGLCLNIGPVQILHDVSFDMAGGEIFGLVGESGSGKSMTALAMMGLAPRSASVTGAARLGDVDLLALEEPALQDLRGNDIAMIFQEPMTALNPVQTIGDQVAETLLIHGRAGRREALDIARNRLDRVGLEHIALDRFPHELSGGQRQRVCIAAAIALHPKLLIADEPTTALDVTTQAQILDLLRELVGEEGMSLLLITHDLAVVSDMADRIAVMQKGRIVEQGATADVLRTQAHPYTRALFAASSHQPDRAAEAADDAILTVEDVHRHYPGPRKGFRRGPPVRAVNGVSFALQRGESLGLVGESGCGKSTLTRAILGLDPVTSGAITLNGHPVSPQMPKPLRADVQVVFQDPYGSFNPRWRVDRIVAEPFHLLATPPPRDKAVAEALEAVRLSPEDAQKYPHEFSGGQRQRIAIARALITRPKLLVLDEAVSALDVSVRAQILDLLAELQTDFGLSYLFISHDLTVVRAITDRVLVMQHGEIVEQGETEAVFTNARHPYTQTLLAAAPQLPPSLPGDAHVHLV